In Methylobacterium sp. WL1, the sequence CCAGCCGGCCAACGTCGAGACGTCGATCGGCACGCCTTCATGGGCGAAGCGCTGGCTCTGACGATGCAGCGGCAGATGCAGGCCGAACTTGGCCATCATCACCTCGGCCAGGAGGTTCGGCCCGGCCCGACCCCGCGGGATCGGATGGAACGGAGCCGGGGTCTGCGTGATGGTCTCGCAGTCGGCGCAGGAGAAGCGCTCGCGCACGTGCTGGATCACGACCCAGCGCGCCGGGATCCGCTCCAGGGTCTCGGTGAAGTCCTCGCCGAGGTGGCGTAGGCGTGCCCCGCCGCAGCAGGCGCAGGTCGTCGGGCCGGGATGGACGATGCGCTCGCGCGGCAGATGCTCGGGCAGGGGCCTACGAGCGGGCTTGCGCCGGGAGGAAGTGGTGGCGGCATGCGCCTCGGGCTCGGCGGCCGCCTGCGCGTCCGTCTCGGCCAGCGTCTCCTCCAGATCCTCCAGGGCGAGTTCGAGCTGGTCGATCCGGGCGCTGCGTTCCGAGGAGGCCCCGAAGCGCTCCCGTCGCAACCGGGCGACCTCCAACTTCAGCCGTTCGACCGCGATCTCGGACACGAGCCGCGCTGCCCGCTCGGCCAGGATCATGGCGTGGGCGGCGGCGAGATCGGTGGGAAGCGGCGGGGGCTCGGACGCGTTCGGCACGCCCGAGAGAAGAGCATATTGCTCAGCTTTTGTAACGCGTTATCCTCATCCGACCGCACTCGGACGCCAGCTCTCCTGCGGCATCCGCCAGTCGATGCCCGAGAGCAGGTAGCCGAGCTGCGCCGTCGAGATCGTCACGGCTCCGTCCGCCACCGACGGCCACAGGAAACGGCCCCGGTCGAGCCGCTTGGTGTAGAGGCACGCGCCCTGGCCATCGTGCCAGATCACCTT encodes:
- the tnpB gene encoding IS66 family insertion sequence element accessory protein TnpB (TnpB, as the term is used for proteins encoded by IS66 family insertion elements, is considered an accessory protein, since TnpC, encoded by a neighboring gene, is a DDE family transposase.), with translation MIPLPANVRVWLATGHTDMRKGFSSLGMIVQETLRRDPHSGHLFVFRGRRGDLIKVIWHDGQGACLYTKRLDRGRFLWPSVADGAVTISTAQLGYLLSGIDWRMPQESWRPSAVG